In one Fimbriimonadaceae bacterium genomic region, the following are encoded:
- a CDS encoding family 20 glycosylhydrolase gives MSDWGLHEAAHGTLIRIRSDLSLAEEEYHLQVADSITLTASTPTGAVWGLNTLGQLLADGCRNQVQIQDQPDVPFRCLLVDVARRYHSLSTLRTLVRWCQAGRVRFMQLHLTDDQNWMFPTKVLAGIDKNNQHGLPAYTAKEMRDLQEFASARGVTIIPEIDVPGHSSLLVRLNPALYRFEGSESESCIDFASPGVRERIKSLLQEVARVFPGAPYVHLGGDEAWYPNAQRDPDMEAALVRLGPGTRPDSVFLDFLAEMAREVVRLGKTPIVWRGFQVGEEARKRLPPETVVVAWDGPYDATSQLTVKGFEVINAGWDPFYIVNHFPYDIDTLVPLERLYTATRTRFHLVDGGSTQQDAIELPLPEQVRGTLLCWWEGREWNAHTTLPARILAYGCRMWNAGGESEYDAFVSRMERVVSHVERQAHPFHMTTRGARLEDEAEFEDSLTISLTPFEPGVRFAWRTDGRTPTPSDLQDGFSFQVDKSAVLAIQAFRGTEPVGETLFRPVHKVTVVPNLALGRPLVATGARDLEFPAWRVNDGVADDPTAYWLAYPNPQFATIDLGRVVQLTRLEVVAAWASGQPARYRLTTSLDGNEWDVWADAREQTEPARPEGYVHRLPARRVRYVRIETAPSPLFPPTMARILEIRAFGDDGWSRQAARGQGDARARALPCGRGKPLRGKATRERAHSHAVAASRSGARRRASARTPMRVVPAGRTTGVLPCCSTS, from the coding sequence GTGTCCGACTGGGGTCTGCATGAGGCGGCGCACGGCACGCTGATTCGCATCAGGAGTGACCTTTCGCTGGCCGAAGAGGAGTACCACCTGCAGGTCGCGGATTCAATCACGCTCACGGCGTCCACCCCGACGGGCGCCGTCTGGGGGCTGAATACCCTCGGCCAACTGCTTGCAGATGGGTGCCGAAACCAAGTGCAGATTCAGGACCAGCCCGACGTCCCGTTCCGATGCCTGTTGGTCGATGTGGCGCGGCGCTACCACTCGCTCTCGACGCTGCGCACGTTGGTCCGCTGGTGCCAGGCGGGGCGGGTCCGGTTCATGCAGCTGCACCTGACGGACGATCAGAACTGGATGTTCCCCACGAAGGTGTTGGCGGGCATCGACAAGAACAACCAACACGGGTTGCCGGCGTACACGGCGAAGGAGATGCGGGACCTGCAGGAGTTCGCCAGTGCCCGCGGGGTCACGATCATCCCCGAGATCGACGTGCCCGGCCACAGCTCGCTGCTCGTCCGCTTGAACCCGGCGCTGTACCGTTTCGAGGGGTCCGAATCGGAAAGCTGCATCGATTTCGCCTCGCCTGGGGTACGCGAGCGCATCAAGTCCCTCCTCCAGGAGGTCGCCAGGGTCTTCCCCGGCGCTCCGTACGTGCATCTGGGCGGGGACGAGGCGTGGTACCCCAACGCGCAGCGGGATCCGGATATGGAGGCGGCCCTGGTCCGTCTCGGTCCGGGTACCCGGCCCGACTCGGTTTTCCTCGACTTTCTCGCCGAGATGGCGCGCGAGGTCGTGCGTCTTGGCAAGACGCCGATCGTGTGGCGCGGATTCCAAGTGGGCGAAGAGGCGCGGAAGCGGCTCCCGCCCGAGACCGTGGTCGTGGCGTGGGACGGACCGTACGACGCCACGTCCCAACTCACCGTCAAGGGATTCGAGGTCATCAACGCGGGTTGGGACCCCTTCTACATCGTCAACCACTTCCCCTACGACATCGACACGCTCGTTCCACTCGAGCGCCTCTACACGGCGACCCGCACGCGTTTCCACCTCGTGGATGGCGGCAGCACCCAGCAAGACGCGATAGAGCTGCCCTTGCCTGAGCAGGTCCGTGGAACCCTGTTGTGCTGGTGGGAGGGGCGCGAATGGAACGCGCACACGACGCTTCCCGCGCGGATTCTTGCGTATGGCTGCCGCATGTGGAACGCCGGCGGCGAATCGGAGTACGACGCCTTCGTGTCTCGGATGGAGCGCGTCGTCTCGCACGTCGAGCGCCAGGCGCATCCCTTTCACATGACGACCCGGGGGGCCCGTTTGGAAGACGAAGCGGAGTTCGAGGACTCGCTCACGATCTCGCTCACTCCGTTCGAACCCGGAGTTCGGTTCGCCTGGCGGACCGACGGGCGGACGCCGACGCCCTCCGATCTGCAGGACGGGTTCTCCTTCCAGGTCGACAAGAGCGCCGTGCTTGCCATCCAGGCCTTCCGGGGCACGGAACCGGTCGGCGAGACGCTGTTCCGTCCGGTGCACAAAGTCACGGTCGTGCCCAACCTCGCCCTGGGCCGTCCCCTCGTCGCGACGGGCGCAAGGGACCTCGAGTTCCCCGCCTGGCGGGTGAACGACGGCGTGGCGGATGACCCAACCGCCTACTGGCTGGCTTATCCCAACCCGCAGTTCGCGACGATCGACCTCGGGCGCGTGGTGCAGCTCACGCGCCTGGAGGTCGTGGCCGCCTGGGCCTCAGGTCAGCCGGCGCGGTACCGGCTGACAACGAGCCTCGACGGCAACGAGTGGGACGTCTGGGCGGACGCCCGAGAGCAGACCGAGCCGGCGCGCCCGGAGGGTTACGTGCACCGCCTTCCCGCGAGGCGCGTCCGTTACGTACGGATCGAGACGGCTCCCAGCCCTCTGTTCCCTCCCACCATGGCGCGTATTTTGGAGATCCGGGCTTTTGGAGACGATGGGTGGTCGCGGCAAGCCGCTCGGGGGCAAGGCGACGCGCGAGCGCGCGCACTCCCATGCGGTCGCGGCAAGCCGCTCCGGGGCAAGGCGACGCGCGAGCGCGCGCACTCCCATGCGGTCGCGGCAAGCCGCTCGGGGGCAAGGCGACGCGCGAGCGCGCGCACTCCCATGCGGGTGGTGCCAGCCGGGCGCACGACGGGCGTGCTCCCATGCTGCTCAACTAGCTAG
- a CDS encoding rod shape-determining protein RodA, which yields MKSRPIAPQLGAEDRTRTLLRFDWWLLLAAFLLILTGLLSQYSIQYSRPETGFFTKQLLRTIVGLVPFFLFLRIPARTWQRGAWTLYALNIVLLGAVLVAGRSGGGATRWIQIGPLDFQPSEMAKLFVTLTVATFFAARTEHVDRFSTFALSFLHVLVPMLLIFKQPHLGGALVILVIWLSICTVARVPGKFIVATVAASVALLASAFTIPGIMTDYQKARVIAMFRGDDSDGGYQSLRAQIAFGVGGVAGSGYLKGEQKEGRHIPEQQTDFIFTVVGEEGGLVGSALVLAMFGFFLYRVWLVMLCATEPFAKMVAGGLLGLFSFHTIVNLGMNLQLLPVVGLWLPFLSYGGTAMWLCMAAVGLLLNLRQLEKPVLF from the coding sequence ATGAAATCGCGGCCGATCGCCCCGCAACTGGGTGCCGAGGACCGCACGCGCACCTTGCTGCGATTCGATTGGTGGCTGCTGCTGGCGGCCTTCTTGCTCATCCTCACGGGCCTTCTTTCACAGTACAGCATCCAGTACAGCCGCCCCGAGACCGGCTTCTTCACCAAGCAACTGCTCCGCACGATCGTAGGCTTGGTGCCGTTCTTTCTCTTTCTCCGCATCCCAGCCCGCACGTGGCAACGCGGGGCGTGGACCCTCTACGCGCTGAACATCGTGCTTCTGGGCGCGGTCTTGGTGGCCGGACGCTCCGGGGGAGGCGCGACCCGATGGATCCAGATCGGGCCGCTGGACTTTCAACCGAGCGAGATGGCCAAGTTGTTCGTCACGCTGACGGTCGCGACGTTCTTCGCGGCGAGGACCGAGCACGTGGACAGGTTCTCGACCTTCGCACTCTCGTTCCTCCACGTACTGGTTCCCATGCTGCTCATCTTCAAGCAGCCGCACCTGGGGGGAGCGCTGGTCATCCTGGTCATCTGGCTGTCGATCTGCACCGTGGCCCGCGTGCCGGGCAAGTTCATCGTCGCCACCGTGGCCGCGTCCGTAGCGCTGCTGGCCTCGGCGTTCACGATCCCGGGCATCATGACCGACTACCAGAAGGCCCGAGTGATCGCGATGTTCCGCGGCGACGACTCCGACGGCGGCTATCAGAGCCTTCGGGCCCAGATCGCGTTCGGCGTCGGAGGCGTGGCGGGATCGGGGTATCTGAAAGGCGAGCAGAAGGAGGGCCGCCACATTCCCGAGCAGCAGACCGACTTCATCTTCACGGTCGTGGGCGAGGAGGGGGGCCTGGTCGGCTCCGCGCTGGTCCTCGCGATGTTCGGGTTCTTCCTCTACCGCGTGTGGCTCGTGATGTTGTGCGCCACCGAGCCGTTCGCCAAGATGGTCGCGGGCGGCCTGCTGGGCCTGTTCTCGTTCCACACAATCGTGAACTTGGGGATGAATCTGCAGCTTCTTCCCGTCGTGGGGCTGTGGCTGCCGTTCCTGAGCTACGGAGGCACCGCCATGTGGCTGTGCATGGCGGCCGTGGGCCTGTTGCTGAATCTAAGGCAGTTGGAAAAGCCGGTACTGTTCTGA
- a CDS encoding DNA translocase FtsK yields MKVSTRTSGRRRSEPDVSHRRFDILGVLLFALALITALSLMFSGTTGIVGGFLSQTLSLLFGQGAWAMPFLLAGLGFAVIAGRRSIEVTHLTWGLCLLFLAIVGAFAQPYEGDYFVPGAVSASGGYLGAIIAWGTERLLGAAKPVGLGALGMVGLILCVNLPLQALIAGLRERASQAKIPLPKRTAEKPAPRQAVVRTADPSDADDDTRDAPRRTRQAPLIRETVAAEGPSLDTSPKEGYHLPPLSILQPTEAKPKRSAQEMQQNISTLESTLEEFGIDANVVEVAAGPTVTRFEIQLGPGIRVARITALADNIAMNLAASHVRVEAPIPGKAAIGVEVPNTQPTQVHLREVAETKEFLDHPSRLCICLGQDVSGMNRYADLTRMPHLLIGGATNAGKSIGLASLIMSLLMRNTPKDVRFVMIDPKRVELTLFDRIPHLMCPVIKDVKEAPGVLRAVWREMDRRYDKFSELGVRNIDGWNEKASFQDKMPYIVVVIDELADLMIQAAAEVETSICRLAQLARATGIHLVIATQRPSVDVITGTIKANIASRIAFTVSSQIDSRTILDQKGAEDLIGRGDMLFLPIDASKPVRVQGCYVSEREIADVCKFWRDQEKPAYSLEPVDAPAEGGKRGAAGGGGTEVDALWEEVVRWIVDRGQASTSMIQRRFSIGFQRASRLLDEMEERGIVGPRDGPRPRDVLIDITEVEEMFGPPMVAERTGLRPELLDDDED; encoded by the coding sequence ATGAAGGTCAGCACCCGGACATCCGGCCGGCGACGTTCCGAGCCCGATGTGTCGCATCGCCGCTTCGACATTCTGGGCGTGCTTCTGTTCGCGCTTGCCCTGATCACGGCGCTGTCCCTGATGTTCTCGGGCACCACAGGGATCGTCGGTGGTTTCCTATCGCAAACGCTCTCGCTCCTGTTTGGACAAGGAGCTTGGGCCATGCCGTTCCTGCTCGCGGGGCTCGGCTTCGCCGTGATCGCCGGTCGGCGTTCGATCGAGGTGACCCACCTCACGTGGGGGCTCTGCCTCCTGTTCCTCGCGATCGTCGGCGCGTTCGCGCAGCCTTACGAGGGCGATTACTTCGTGCCTGGGGCGGTCTCCGCTTCGGGCGGGTATCTGGGGGCCATCATCGCGTGGGGCACGGAACGCCTCCTTGGCGCCGCCAAGCCCGTAGGGTTGGGCGCGCTCGGCATGGTCGGGCTCATTCTGTGCGTCAACCTGCCGCTCCAGGCGTTGATCGCGGGCCTTCGAGAACGGGCCTCCCAAGCGAAGATCCCGCTTCCGAAGCGGACGGCCGAAAAGCCGGCGCCGCGCCAAGCTGTCGTTCGAACCGCGGATCCTTCCGATGCCGACGACGACACCCGCGATGCGCCGCGCAGAACGCGCCAGGCGCCCCTGATCCGCGAGACCGTCGCTGCCGAGGGCCCCTCGCTCGACACAAGCCCCAAAGAGGGGTACCACCTGCCGCCCCTCTCCATCCTCCAACCCACCGAAGCGAAGCCCAAGCGGTCGGCCCAAGAGATGCAGCAGAATATCTCGACCCTCGAGTCCACCCTCGAGGAGTTCGGCATCGACGCCAACGTGGTCGAGGTCGCCGCAGGACCGACCGTCACCCGCTTTGAGATCCAGCTCGGTCCGGGAATTCGCGTGGCCCGCATCACCGCGTTGGCCGACAACATCGCGATGAACCTCGCCGCCTCGCACGTTCGCGTCGAGGCGCCCATCCCGGGCAAGGCCGCCATCGGCGTCGAAGTGCCCAACACCCAGCCGACGCAGGTCCACCTGCGCGAAGTGGCGGAAACGAAGGAGTTCCTCGACCACCCCTCGCGGCTCTGTATCTGCCTCGGGCAGGACGTGAGCGGCATGAACCGGTACGCGGACCTCACCCGGATGCCGCACCTCCTCATTGGCGGCGCGACCAACGCGGGCAAGTCCATCGGGCTTGCAAGCCTCATCATGTCGCTGCTCATGCGCAACACGCCGAAGGACGTGCGGTTCGTGATGATCGATCCCAAGCGTGTCGAGCTCACGCTCTTCGACCGCATTCCGCACCTCATGTGCCCGGTCATCAAGGACGTGAAGGAGGCACCTGGCGTGCTCCGCGCCGTGTGGCGCGAGATGGACCGGCGGTACGACAAGTTCTCCGAACTCGGCGTGCGGAACATCGACGGTTGGAACGAGAAGGCGTCGTTCCAAGACAAGATGCCCTACATCGTCGTCGTCATCGACGAGTTGGCGGACCTGATGATCCAAGCCGCCGCCGAGGTCGAGACCTCGATCTGCCGCCTCGCCCAGTTGGCGCGCGCGACGGGGATCCACCTCGTGATCGCGACGCAGCGCCCCTCGGTGGATGTCATCACGGGCACGATCAAGGCCAACATCGCCTCGCGCATCGCCTTCACCGTCTCGTCGCAAATCGACTCGCGCACCATCCTGGATCAGAAGGGCGCGGAGGACCTGATCGGGCGCGGAGACATGCTGTTCCTCCCGATCGACGCCAGCAAGCCCGTGCGCGTCCAAGGGTGCTACGTGTCGGAGCGGGAGATCGCCGACGTGTGCAAATTCTGGCGGGATCAAGAGAAACCCGCCTACTCCCTGGAGCCGGTGGACGCGCCCGCCGAGGGCGGCAAACGCGGAGCGGCGGGCGGAGGCGGCACCGAAGTCGACGCCCTTTGGGAAGAGGTGGTGCGCTGGATCGTAGACCGGGGCCAGGCCTCCACGTCGATGATCCAGCGCCGCTTCTCGATCGGCTTCCAACGCGCCTCCCGCCTGCTCGACGAGATGGAGGAGCGTGGCATCGTGGGACCGCGGGACGGCCCACGCCCCCGCGACGTCCTCATCGACATCACCGAGGTGGAAGAGATGTTCGGCCCGCCCATGGTCGCCGAACGCACCGGACTCCGGCCCGAGCTTCTCGACGACGACGAGGACTAG
- a CDS encoding ABC transporter ATP-binding protein, which produces MLEVDQLVKQYKQFRALDGLSFTIRPGEIVGLLGPNGAGKTTALRCIAGILRPTSGQARINGHDVVTQQALAKAGLAFVPEVPSLYELLTVHEHLRFVAMCFHKLDAFEQRGQVLLERYHLWEKRDELVATLSKGMKQKLAVACALIHDANVILFDEPMIGIDPAGSHQLKMEIMRQRDAGCAILVSTHLLDTAEKLCDRVIILARGRKLAEGTLEELQNANEMQGQSLEGVFLRLTEEGTDETAGLPHG; this is translated from the coding sequence ATGCTCGAAGTGGACCAGCTCGTCAAGCAATACAAGCAGTTCCGTGCGCTCGATGGGCTCAGCTTCACGATTCGACCAGGAGAAATCGTCGGGCTGCTCGGCCCCAACGGGGCGGGCAAGACCACGGCGCTTCGCTGCATCGCGGGCATCCTGCGCCCCACCAGCGGCCAGGCGCGCATCAACGGTCACGACGTCGTGACGCAACAGGCGCTCGCCAAGGCGGGGCTGGCCTTCGTCCCGGAGGTCCCGTCGCTGTACGAACTGCTCACGGTCCACGAACACCTGCGATTCGTGGCGATGTGCTTCCACAAGCTCGACGCGTTCGAACAGCGCGGGCAGGTGCTCCTCGAGCGGTACCACCTCTGGGAGAAGCGCGACGAGCTGGTGGCGACGCTGAGCAAGGGCATGAAGCAGAAGCTGGCCGTCGCGTGCGCGCTCATCCACGATGCCAACGTGATCCTGTTCGACGAGCCGATGATCGGCATCGACCCCGCGGGATCGCACCAGTTGAAGATGGAGATCATGCGCCAGCGCGACGCGGGGTGCGCGATTCTGGTCTCGACCCACCTGCTGGACACGGCCGAGAAGCTCTGCGACCGGGTGATCATCCTGGCGCGGGGCCGAAAGCTGGCCGAGGGCACGCTCGAGGAGCTTCAGAACGCCAACGAGATGCAGGGGCAGAGCCTGGAGGGCGTGTTCCTCCGGCTCACCGAGGAGGGGACCGATGAGACCGCTGGTCTACCTCACGGTTAG
- a CDS encoding putative ABC exporter domain-containing protein, translating into MRPLVYLTVRSLINGVRRALTSPQRLIGLLAFVGWYFLIFLNPARSDREIRLPEQAVGSIEFPPMAAVDAVVFTVFAGLSLLLALGMFGPRQGFKPADVDVLFPTPISTRLVLVFRIVREYLVTLIVPLLVGLFTLRPVASGWEALFRNVHLPGSAGLTGRMMFVAWIAMALCWVAISYAASLFVNRSDLQSDRNKRVMVSVGVGLVVGVVAFVAFRLRGVSEISDAIDLAHEPVLRVFFFTSTLATMLVMAPLEGNLTEGLIGLGGLLFVIVGALRIALTQADWLYDQAAAKTHDTHAAQLRMRQGDYYGTIAAAARAGKVKAGRRGWMQRLRMQGPLALLWKEILLQLRGARTMVITFLLLGTMMSAMPALLPARADRAEPIGVLTAVMQGIALLAMGMGFAQMGSVEVLKRVDLQKPLPFPASTTVFVEIAAKALPSTLGLWFGGLVALLLRPSLWTVIAGTSVMAAPGALLVAAMVFLMTVLFPDVEDPTQRSFRNLMTLLGIAVTGIWSVGIFGGLWALGISPALAAIPAAALNLGLSIVAAMVAGRLYSSYNPSE; encoded by the coding sequence ATGAGACCGCTGGTCTACCTCACGGTTAGGTCCCTGATCAACGGAGTGCGCCGCGCGCTGACTTCGCCGCAGCGCCTGATCGGGCTGCTCGCCTTCGTGGGCTGGTACTTCCTCATCTTCCTCAATCCGGCTCGGTCGGATCGGGAGATTCGCCTGCCGGAACAGGCCGTGGGCTCCATCGAGTTCCCACCGATGGCGGCCGTGGATGCGGTGGTGTTCACGGTCTTTGCGGGACTTTCCCTTTTGTTGGCGCTGGGGATGTTCGGTCCGCGGCAGGGTTTCAAGCCCGCCGATGTGGACGTGCTGTTCCCCACTCCGATCTCGACGCGGCTCGTCCTGGTGTTTCGCATCGTCCGCGAATACCTCGTCACCCTGATCGTGCCCCTCCTGGTGGGGCTCTTCACGCTCCGCCCCGTCGCCTCCGGTTGGGAGGCGCTGTTCCGAAACGTGCACCTGCCGGGCTCCGCGGGCCTAACGGGCCGCATGATGTTCGTCGCGTGGATCGCGATGGCGCTGTGTTGGGTGGCCATTTCGTACGCCGCCAGCCTGTTCGTCAACCGAAGCGACCTGCAGAGCGACCGCAACAAACGGGTGATGGTGAGCGTGGGTGTCGGGCTCGTCGTGGGCGTGGTGGCGTTCGTGGCCTTTCGGCTCCGCGGGGTCTCCGAGATTTCGGACGCGATCGATCTCGCCCACGAGCCCGTCCTGCGCGTCTTCTTCTTCACGTCGACCCTGGCGACGATGTTGGTGATGGCGCCTCTGGAGGGCAATTTGACCGAGGGCCTGATCGGCCTGGGCGGCCTGCTCTTCGTGATCGTCGGGGCGTTGCGCATCGCGCTGACGCAGGCGGACTGGCTGTACGACCAAGCCGCGGCCAAGACCCACGACACGCACGCCGCCCAGTTGCGCATGCGGCAGGGCGATTACTACGGCACGATTGCCGCCGCCGCCCGCGCGGGAAAGGTGAAGGCGGGACGCCGGGGGTGGATGCAGCGTCTGCGCATGCAGGGCCCTCTCGCCCTGCTCTGGAAGGAGATCCTGCTTCAACTGCGCGGCGCACGGACCATGGTGATCACGTTCCTGTTGCTCGGCACCATGATGAGCGCGATGCCTGCGCTCCTGCCCGCCCGAGCCGACCGGGCGGAGCCGATCGGCGTCCTGACCGCGGTGATGCAGGGAATCGCGTTGCTGGCGATGGGCATGGGGTTCGCGCAAATGGGTTCAGTGGAGGTCCTCAAGCGCGTGGACCTTCAGAAGCCTCTGCCGTTTCCAGCGTCCACCACGGTCTTCGTGGAGATCGCGGCCAAGGCGCTGCCCAGCACGCTGGGCCTCTGGTTCGGCGGCCTCGTCGCGCTGCTTCTGCGTCCCTCGCTGTGGACCGTCATCGCCGGAACGTCCGTGATGGCCGCTCCCGGGGCGCTCCTGGTCGCGGCCATGGTCTTCCTGATGACGGTGCTGTTCCCGGATGTCGAGGACCCGACCCAGCGCTCGTTCCGCAACCTGATGACGCTGCTTGGCATCGCGGTGACGGGCATCTGGTCGGTCGGCATCTTCGGCGGGCTCTGGGCGCTGGGCATCTCTCCCGCGCTCGCGGCCATCCCCGCGGCTGCGTTGAACCTCGGGCTGTCCATCGTCGCGGCGATGGTCGCGGGGCGGCTTTACAGCTCGTACAACCCGTCGGAATAG
- a CDS encoding ferritin-like domain-containing protein, translated as MKKKEMIEALNGDLAGELQAIAMYLTYSAAVTGPHRPALRTFFQAEIPDETAHAQFLADKIASLGGVPTTEARPVPKATDPVGMLTNVLNAEEQAIKDYKKRAEQASEMGDVGLSAHLETMVEDETHHFEETQQILRGWA; from the coding sequence ATGAAGAAGAAAGAGATGATCGAGGCCCTGAACGGCGACCTCGCGGGGGAGCTGCAGGCCATCGCCATGTATCTGACGTATTCGGCGGCGGTGACGGGTCCGCACCGGCCCGCGTTGCGCACATTCTTCCAGGCGGAGATTCCCGACGAGACAGCCCACGCGCAGTTTCTCGCGGACAAGATCGCGAGCCTCGGGGGTGTGCCGACCACGGAGGCGCGCCCAGTTCCGAAAGCCACCGATCCCGTGGGGATGCTCACCAACGTGTTGAACGCCGAGGAGCAGGCGATCAAGGACTACAAGAAGCGCGCCGAGCAGGCTTCCGAAATGGGAGACGTCGGCTTGTCGGCACACCTCGAAACGATGGTGGAGGACGAGACGCACCACTTCGAAGAGACGCAGCAGATCCTCCGCGGCTGGGCCTAG
- a CDS encoding M20/M25/M40 family metallo-hydrolase, with translation MLSLVLLAVAQTQTLDIQTMVRDVDPARLRATVEKLSSFHTRNTTSPTLKESVDWLADEYRKIPGLQVEVMPYAAEKSRRVPEEIQAYQVVAVLPGKTDRRILVGGHMDSLNLQEDAKTGRAPGANDDGSGTALALELARVMAGRPWNQTLVFVAFSGEEQGLLGSKALAERAKAEGWKLEAVFSTDIAGSSSNLNGQSDKEHVRVFSDDPDPAGENPQQSRELARFIEWATRGKIPGFGAHLVLRRDRFGRGGDHTSFSSLGFSAVRFTEVFEEFTRQHGPEDKIEYMDFEYLANVTRLNLVAMASLAQAAEAPTRVRYNPRQSHDTTLTWTATPGTEYEVLWRDSASTTWEDSRRVGAVSTATIEKVNKDSHFFAVAAIGGLPVAAR, from the coding sequence GTGCTGAGTCTTGTCCTCCTCGCCGTCGCCCAAACCCAAACGCTTGACATCCAAACCATGGTGCGCGACGTGGACCCCGCGCGTTTGCGCGCGACCGTGGAGAAGCTCTCCTCGTTCCACACCCGGAACACGACTTCGCCGACGCTGAAGGAGTCCGTTGATTGGCTCGCGGACGAGTATCGGAAGATTCCGGGCCTCCAGGTCGAGGTCATGCCTTACGCGGCCGAGAAGAGCCGCCGGGTGCCGGAGGAGATCCAGGCTTACCAGGTGGTGGCGGTGCTGCCTGGCAAAACGGACCGGCGGATTCTGGTTGGGGGCCACATGGACTCCCTGAACCTCCAAGAGGACGCGAAGACCGGCCGGGCGCCGGGGGCCAACGACGACGGCAGCGGCACCGCTCTCGCGCTCGAACTGGCGCGGGTAATGGCCGGCCGGCCGTGGAACCAAACCCTGGTGTTCGTCGCGTTCTCAGGCGAGGAGCAAGGGCTGCTCGGGTCCAAGGCCCTTGCCGAGCGTGCCAAAGCCGAGGGCTGGAAGCTCGAGGCCGTGTTTAGCACCGACATCGCCGGCTCGAGCTCCAACCTGAACGGGCAGTCGGACAAGGAGCACGTGCGCGTGTTCAGCGACGATCCCGATCCTGCGGGTGAGAACCCCCAGCAGAGCCGCGAACTCGCCCGGTTCATCGAGTGGGCCACGCGTGGCAAGATTCCGGGTTTCGGCGCCCACCTCGTTTTGCGGCGGGACCGATTCGGACGCGGCGGCGACCACACGTCGTTCTCTTCCCTCGGGTTCAGCGCTGTGCGCTTCACCGAGGTGTTCGAGGAGTTCACCCGGCAGCACGGTCCCGAAGACAAGATCGAGTACATGGACTTCGAGTACCTGGCGAACGTCACGCGCCTGAATCTCGTGGCGATGGCGTCGCTTGCCCAGGCGGCGGAGGCGCCGACACGCGTCCGGTACAACCCCCGCCAGTCGCACGACACCACCCTGACCTGGACCGCCACGCCAGGCACGGAGTACGAGGTGCTCTGGCGCGACAGCGCGAGCACGACCTGGGAGGACTCGCGGCGCGTCGGCGCAGTCTCGACGGCGACGATCGAGAAGGTGAACAAGGACAGCCACTTCTTCGCCGTGGCGGCCATCGGCGGATTGCCCGTGGCGGCGCGGTGA